Proteins encoded in a region of the Bactrocera tryoni isolate S06 chromosome 4, CSIRO_BtryS06_freeze2, whole genome shotgun sequence genome:
- the LOC120775154 gene encoding glycosyltransferase-like domain-containing protein 1-like — protein MSKPSILIIEPFYGGSHKQLIDTIIECLNICDYEIFSLPAKKWHWRARTGALYFSQIIPVDHEYKVLFTSSVLNLAELLGVRPDLVSCKKIVYFHENQLVYPVREVKERDCQYGLNQILTCLSADNIIFNSNFNRTSFLDSITPFLNIQPDFKLKHIRDKIEKKCEVLYYPIKFHAFPNKRLMIGGAEPSLTALMSDKDCLHLIWPHRWEHDKNPKLLVEVLLELNKRQVDFKVTICGENYQAAPESFDGLQDKLGAKLINFGFLPRDKYIKTLLSGDVVISTAGHEFYGVAMLEATYCGCMPIAPNKLVYPEIYPKENLYNTSNQLIKMLYNWCRNPELFRRQRDTFFEYFTFDRYSAQHLVPKFLEKLRI, from the exons ATGTCAAAGCCATCGATATTAATCATAGAACCGTTTTATGGAGGTAGTCACAAGCAGCTGATCGATACAATCATCGAGT GCTTAAACATCTGTGACTATGAAATATTTAGTCTTCCCGCAAAGAAATGGCATTGGCGTGCGCGTACCGGCGCCTTATACTTCTCACAAATCATACCGGTGGATCATGAATACAAAGTGCTTTTTACCAGCTCAGTGTTGAACTTGGCTGAGCTTTTAGGTGTACGTCCAGATTTGGTTAGTTGTAAAAAGATTGTTTATTTTCACGAAAATCAATTAGTCTATCCAGTGCGTGAAGTGAAGGAGCGCGACTGTCAATATGGTTTGAACCAAATACTAACATG CCTTTCTGCCGACAATATAATCTTCAATTCGAATTTCAACCGCACATCCTTCCTGGACAGCATTACACCGTTTCTCAACATCCAACccgattttaaattgaaacacaTACGcgataaaattgagaaaaaatgtgAAGTTCTCTACTATCCTATTAAATTCCACGCCTTCCCCAATAAACGACTGATGATTGGCGGTGCGGAGCCATCGCTAACCGCACTGATGAGTGATAAAGACTGTTTGCATCTGATTTGGCCACATCGCTGGGAGCACGATAAGAACCCAAAGCTGTTGGTGGAGGTACTTTTGGAGTTGAACAAGCGCCAAGTGGACTTTAAGGTGACAATATGTGGCGAAAACTATCAGGCAGCACCAGAGTCCTTCGACGGCTTACAAGATAAGCTGGGTGCCAAGCTAATAAATTTCGGTTTCTTGCCGCGTGATAAGTACATAAAAACATTGTTGTCTGGTGATGTTGTAATCTCGACGGCGGGTCATGAATTCTATGGTGTAGCTAT GCTTGAAGCCACGTACTGCGGCTGTATGCCGATAGCGCCGAATAAACTCGTCTACCCGGAAATATACCCCAAAGAAAACCTCTACAACACTTCCAATCAGCTGATTAAAATGCTCTACAATTGGTGTCGCAATCCGGAATTGTTTCGGCGTCAAAGAGacacattttttgaatattttacatTCGATCGCTACTCAGCGCAACATTTAGTGCCTAAATTCCTAGAGAAATTGCGCATTTAA
- the LOC120775155 gene encoding abscission/NoCut checkpoint regulator, translating to MSCFGCGKKYGLFTKEHGCPSCGYSYCIKCLKRPMPVPRHGGKVLNVCLICYDKLSKLQATEKVIDVEALPGVLVTKSKGNNSTDPLVAAAAALLEDDPPPDLGEVLAPVSTTTATTADATHSNPENAEIEENLDSVISKRLKDLKTIENPSTDEEIRARLAMLNGMPQKDYSKKDLLLSTDERTDQQKMQDLLEQFMGEAQIDRQVADERNDAISDIERRLRALREQPVDGAGALQKEHSPDNNTPSDNEDDETVLKAVMTKYLAEARLPSELETELAAGVPPPPAGTRPADLEELPWCNICNEDAVFRCKGCDGELFCAQCYRECHDDDEEYRAHEKVSYSAPPKFKENHF from the exons ATGTCTTGCTTTGGCTGCGGTAAGAAATATGGACTTTTCACAAAAGAG CACGGTTGTCCCAGTTGTGGCTACTCCTACTGCATTAAATGCCTGAAGCGGCCTATGCCCGTACCACGACACGGTGGTAAAGTGTTGAACGTGTGCTTAATATGTTACGATAAACTTTCCAAGTTGCAAGCGACGGAAAAGGTCATTGACGTCGAAGCATTGCCTGGCGTTTTGGTGACAAAGTCAAAGGGCAATAATAGCACTGACCCGCTTGTGGCAGCAGCTGCAGCGTTGTtgga AGATGATCCACCACCTGACTTGGGTGAGGTGTTGGCTCCTGTTTCAACTACTACTGCCACGACTGCTGATGCTACACATTCCAATCCAGAAAATGcggaaattgaagaaaatctgGATTCTGTAATATCAAAACGTCTAAAAGATctaaaaactattgaaaatcCCTCAACGGATGAGGAGATACGCGCAAGACTCGCTATGCTAAACGGCATGCCACAAAAAGATTACTCCAAGAAAGATCTATTGCTCTCCACAGACGAGCGTACAGATCAGCAGAAGATGCAAGATCTGCTAGAACAATTTATGGGTGAAGCGCAAATCGATCGGCAAGTAGCGGACGAACGCAATGACGCGATTTCGGATATTGAGCGACGCTTGAGAGCGCTGAGAGAGCAGCCAGTAGATGGTGCGGGTGCATTACAAAAAGAGCACTCGCCAGATAACAACACACCTAGTGATAATGAAGATGATGAAACGGTCTTGAAGGCCGTTATGACAAAG TATTTAGCAGAAGCACGCTTGCCCTCCGAACTCGAAACAGAGCTAGCGGCTGGTGTGCCGCCTCCGCCAGCAGGCACGCGTCCCGCCGACTTGGAAGAGCTGCCCTGGTGTAACATCTGCAACGAAGACGCAGTCTTTCGTTGTAAAGGTTGCGATGGTGAACTCTTTTGTGCGCAATGCTATCGCGAGTGCCATGACGATGATGAAGAGTATCGTGCGCATGAAAAGGTGTCCTATTCAGCGCCaccaaaatttaaagaaaatcacttttag